The following are encoded together in the Rhizoctonia solani chromosome 10, complete sequence genome:
- a CDS encoding Rab9 effector protein with kelch motifs: MLPTRHLRAHSMTLVDSTIWIFGGSDETDSRDDVYTLDTETFVWGKPKPTGEQPPGSRAHTATLVHNRFIFIVGGGKTMYTLTLYTFSTLDAQMDKTRYPGEKPMPRRAHTACLHNGRLFIFGGGNGTVALNDVWTMDVRVPFDKLRWQQIRPREGSAVPPPRGYHTSNLVGNVMVIIGGSDGRDTYDDIWVMDLDTGLWKQVLTDDRYPCMFHSSTQVGSYLFILGGHNGQVFLSDLILFNLVTLQYETKQCAGRTFPARGYHSAVLADSRLVVTGGFDGEAVFDDVSILDLAALAYLPQVTRFGIIIDERGVYVEDEGAEYTEDAYFE; this comes from the exons ATGCTCCCTACACGACATCTTCGAGCGCACAGCATGACTTTGGTCGACAGCACCATCTGGATTTTCGGTGGATCCGATGAGACGGACTCGAGAGACGACGTGTACACACTGGACACCG AAACCTTTGTCTGGGGAAAACCTAAACCTACCGGAGAGCAACCTCCCGGAAGCCGGGCCCACACAGCAACACTTGTTCACAACCGGTTTATTTTCATCGTCGGAGGGGGCAAGACCATGTATACTTTGACACTGT ATACATTTTCGACACTTGATGCACAAATGGATAAAACCCGATATCCAGGTGAAAAGCCAATGCCCAGGAGGGCGCACACTGCGTGTCTTCACAATGGGCGCTTGTTTATTTTCGGTG GAGGGAACGGGACCGTAGCTCTAAACGACGTATGGACCATGGACGTCCGAGTTCCATTCGATAAGCTTCGCTGGCAACAAATCAGACCACGCGAAGGCTCCGCTGTCCCACCACCCAGAGGGTACCATACCTCCAACCTAGTCGGGAACGTAATGGTCATCATTGGTGGATCCGACGGACGCGATACGTATGACGATATTTGGGTCATGGATCTAG ACACTGGATTGTGGAAGCAGGTCTTGACCGACGATCGGTACCCATGCATGTTCCATTCCTCGACCCAGGTCGGATCTTACTTGTTCATCCTCGGAGGACACAACGGCCAGGTCTTTTTATCAGACTTGATCTTGTTTAACCTAG TCACCCTTCAGTACGAGACGAAACAGTGCGCTGGACGGACGTTCCCCGCGAGAGGATATCATAGTGCCGTGCTCGCCGATTCTCGGCTGGTCGTGACT GGCGGATTCGACGGCGAGGCCGTTTTCGACGACGTTTCGATCCTTGACCTCGCCGCGTTGGCGTACTTGCCCCAGGTCACCCGGTTCGGCATCATCATTGATGAACGAGGGGTATACGTCGAGGACGAAGGTGCGGAGTATACGGAAGATGCATATTTCGAGTGA
- a CDS encoding kinase domain protein produces the protein MQASKHIAFAWPGKVPRPDSYGLSMDGKRNLSQFLADRTDVDRYKMCVQIAEAVSFLHDAKLVHGDIKALNILVTKDHRPQLTDFGSASLTEYTLKFSTTTYVASTSLRWTAPEILLEVSSRGLSCQGDVYALGMTFLEVITGMVPYAGLSDLTVLRKIQSCEPPDRPGVCPDWFWSLISSCWLDADNRPTASTVRSHMKAHLFCNKLQSASPTLDPISTSSSKPSEWTISDDGYIVGTKVEESELRRRDQEISYIERRGCPNLTRELEPSALPEYPTASGKKNDVFCAKLDTGVIVALKLHRNKDEINKWYSRIQEIHIWSQCRHPNVLDLIGVSKFRLGIAIVTAWMKYGSMKDFLAYHPGENRCKLSLGIAAGVAHLHSIRIDNVLISKDRTPKLAGFGSAIESKEVTQASQRGELDQYISGQDFGDSPDPECMGISNSVYPNDASYASGFETDIASLGIVILEAFVGSLAYLHLDEASLHQRVFQFKRRIPERPQQMIPLVPEADQLWRLLEACWSRNPSDCPTAVDVYNEMSSINTQYHTWSKQGKGNIAHSDSTTWSELSSAIDDNPRWLRLEDPGDKMVDEITKRLEQSGCANVTDHIEVSKLNPYPQEAGGFGYIYRETLYNSDIVGIKCPKLHFGSPAIRRRQLTASNSENLIEGHFLILSLKNTAHEAHIWSKCNHPNVSHLIGVAKYRDRLATVSPWMDNGDLVRYLLWNGDEINRMELIAAGVKYLHKEDIVHGDIKGVNILISSDGSPKITDFGSAISSKYSEFQPEYYGRHLAGSLRWMPPERLTSVSPPTPQADIYALAMTFLEVVTGAIPYANTTEDGAVFHKIVSEIYPEFPELIDVTDRKPVASS, from the exons ATGCAAGCATCCAAACATATTGCCTTTGCTTGGCCTGGCAAAGTTCCGCGGCCGGATAGCTATGGTCTCTCCATGGATGGAAAACGGAATTTAAGCCAATTTCTCGCCGATAGGACAGATGTGGATCGCTACAAGATG TGTGTTCAAATCGCTGAAGCCGTGTCCTTTCTTCATGATGCTAAACTC GTCCACGGTGATATCAAAGCG CTGAACATTCTGGTGACCAAAGATCATCGGCCCCAACTTACAGATTTTGGAAGTGCGAGCCTTACAGAGTACACTCTCAAGTTCAGTACGACCACTTACGTTGCGAGCACATCACTGCGTTGGACG GCTCCTGAGATACTACTCGAAGTATCCAGTAGGGGACTAAGCTGCCAAGGTGATGTATACGCCCTTGGGATG ACTTTTCTG GAAGTAATTACAGGGATGGTACCGTATGCGGGATTGAGCGATTTAACGGTGCTCCGCAAGATCCAGTCTTGCGAGCCTCCTGATAGGCCCGGTGTCTGCCCTGATTGGTTCTGGTCCCTTATCTCTAGCTGCTGGCTAGATGCTGACAACCGACCGACTGCCAGCACTGTGCGGTCCCAT ATGAAGGCGCATTTATTTTGTAACAAGTTACAATCGGCTAGCCCAACTCTGGATCCCATTAGTACATCATCATCCAAA CCGTCTGAATGGACCATATCAGATGATGGGTACATCGTTGGAACAAAAGTGGAAGAATCGGAA CTACGCCGCAGAGATCAAGAGATTTCCTACATAGAAAGGAGAGGTTGCCCCAATCTTACGAGGGAACTTGAACCATCAGCACTCCCCGAGTATCCCACTGCTAGTGGGAAAAAGAACGACGTATTCTGTGCAAAACTTGATACAGGGGTGATAGTTGCGCTCAAACTCCACAGAAACAAAGATGAAATA AATAAATGGTATAGTCGTATCCAGGAGATTCACATATGGTCGCAGTGTAGACATCCAAATGTGTTGGACCTGATTGGGGTTTCAAAATTTCGTCTTGGGATTGCAATAGTCACGGCGTGGATGAAATACGGAAGTATGAAAGACTTTCTTGCCTATCATCCTGGAGAAAATCGGTGCAAACTA AGCCTGGGTATTGCTGCGGGGGTAGCCCACCTGCATTCAATCAGAATA GATAACGTATTAATATCAAAAGATCGCACTCCAAAACTCGCAGGATTCGGGAGTGCAATCGAATCCAAAGAAGTCACCCAAGCAAGTCAGCGGGGGGAGTTGGATCAATACATCTCTGGACAAGACTTCGGCGATAGCCCTGATCCTGAATGCATGGGTATCTCGAACAGCGTATACCCAAACGACGCAAGCTATGCGAGTGGTTTTGAGACAGATATAGCTTCGCTTGGAATA GTCATACTA GAAGCTTTTGTAGGAAGCCTTGCCTACCTACACCTTGATGAAGCATCTCTGCACCAGAGAGTATTTCAGTTCAAGCGTAGGATTCCTGAGCGGCCTCAACAAATGATTCCTTTGGTTCCTGAAGCAGACCAGCTATGGAGATTACTGGAAGCCTGTTGGTCACGAAATCCTAGTGATTGTCCAACTGCAGTAGATGTATACAACGAA ATGTCTTCAATTAATACACAATACCACACTTGGTCCAAACAAGGCAAAGGAAATATTGCTCACTCG GATTCGACCACTTGGTCAGAGTTGTCATCAGCGATAGATGACAATCCGCGATGGCTTAGACTTGAGGACCCGGGTGATAAAATG GTTGATGAGATTACCAAACGACTCGAACAGTCTGGGTGTGCAAATGTGACCGATCATATCGAAGTGTCTAAACTGAACCCATACCCTCAAGAAGCTGGAGGATTCGGTTATATCTATCGCGAGACACTTTACAACAGCGACATAGTTGGAATCAAATGTCCAAAACTCCATTTTGGTTCTCCTGCGATCCGAAGAAGGCAGCTTACGGCAAGTAATAGTGAAAACCTCATAGAAGGGCACTTTTTGATCCTTTCGCTGAAGAACACCGCGCATGAAGCACACATATGGTCCAAATGCAATCATCCTAATGTGTCACACTTAATCGGAGTGGCCAAATACCGAGATCGTCTAGCAACAGTATCACCATGGATGGATAATGGCGATCTAGTACGCTATCTATTGTGGAACGGGGACGAGATAAACCGCATGGAATTG ATTGCTGCTGGTGTTAAGTATCTCCACAAAGAAGATATA GTGCATGGTGACATTAAAGGG GTCAATATCCTCATATCATCGGATGGTAGCCCAAAGATAACCGACTTCGGGAGTGCAATAAGTTCAAAATACTCCGAGTTTCAGCCTGAATATTACGGTCGCCACCTAGCGGGGTCCTTGCGTTGGATG CCTCCGGAAAGGCTGACTTCCGTATCGCCCCCAACTCCTCAGGCGGATATATACGCGCTCGCAATG ACATTTCTA GAAGTCGTCACAGGGGCAATCCCGTACGCCAACACAACCGAAGACGGGGCAGTGTTTCACAAAATTGTATCAGAAATCTATCCCGAATTTCCGGAGCTAA TCGATGTGACCGACCGGAAGCCAGTCGCGTCCTCATAG